From the genome of Papaver somniferum cultivar HN1 chromosome 2, ASM357369v1, whole genome shotgun sequence, one region includes:
- the LOC113354418 gene encoding potassium transporter 10-like isoform X1: protein MDTANSVPPWDLDPKIDQPMEEEAGSLENMYPEKEFSSLLVLRLAFQSLGVVYGDLGTSPLYVFYNTFPEGIKDPEDVVGALSLIIYSLTLIPLIKYVFIVLRANDNGQGGTFALCSLLYRHAKVNTIPNQHPTDEQLTTYSRHIIHEKSFAATTKRWLEATSIRKNLLLILVLTGTCMVIGDGILTPAISVLSAVGGIGVDHPKMSGDVVVVVSAVILVGLFSMQHYGTDRVGWLFAPIVLLWFLLIGGIGAFNIWKYDSSVLRAFSPIYIYRYFKRGGWSTLGGIMLSITGTEALFADLAHFPLSAVRLAFTMIVFPCLLLAYIGQAAYIVQNQDHVIDAFYRSIPESIYWPVFIVATGSAIIASQATISAAFSIIKQALALGCFPRVKVVHTSKIILGQIYIPDISWILMLLCVAVTVGFRNQSQIGNAYGTAVVTVMLVTTFLTILVMLLVWQTHWIQVVIFAVLSLIVECNFFSAVILKVDKGGWVPLAIAVVFFVIMYVWHYGRAKRYEVESHSKISMSWILGLGPSLGLVRVPGIGLVYTELASGVPHIFSHLITNLPAIHSVVILVCVKHLPVYTVPEEERFLVKRIGPKEFHMFRCVARYGYMDIRKKDDDFEKKLFENLFLFVRLESMMGVCSDSEEYNLYGQQIVRSGDSQLNDNRNMIISLNVDTTIASSGDDGGIIPAKSSDLVGQTSHETELDELEYLKICRNAGVAHILGNTILRAGSDAKFIKKISIDYIYAFLKRISRDNSVSENFHVPHERLLSVGQTFLV from the exons ATGGACACGGCAAATTCAGTTCCACCATGGGATTTAGACCCGAAGATTGATCAACCCATGGAAGAAGAAGCCGGAAGTCTCGAGAATATGTACCCAGAAAAG GAATTTTCATCACTATTAGTATTGAGACTAGCATTTCAGAGTCTTGGAGTGGTTTATGGAGACTTGGGCACATCTCCTTTGTATGTCTTCTATAATACATTTCCTGAAGGAATCAAGGATCCAGAAGATGTCGTTGGAGCATTATCGTTGATTATATATTCACTTACTCTTATTCCACTcatcaagtatgtatttattGTATTAAGGGCGAACGACAATGGCCAAG GTGGAACATTTGCTCTTTGTTCACTACTATATCGACATGCAAAAGTGAATACTATTCCAAACCAACACCCAACAGATGAGCAGTTAACAACGTACAGTCGTCATATAATCCATGAGAAATCTTTTGCAGCTACTACCAAGAGATGGTTAGAAGCGACATCAATAAGGAAAAATTTACTGTTGATTCTTGTCCTTACTGGGACTTGCATGGTTATTGGAGACGGGATCTTAACTCCAGCTATATCAG TTCTTTCGGCTGTTGGAGGGATAGGGGTGGATCACCCTAAGATGAGCGGCG ATGTAGTGGTAGTTGTTTCGGCTGTCATATTAGTCGGTTTGTTCAGCATGCAGCATTATGGAACAGATAGAGTTGGATGGCTGTTTGCTCCAATTGTTCTTCTTTGGTTTCTTTTAATTGGAGGCATTGGCGCTTTCAATATATGGAAATATGATAGCTCAGTTCTAAGAGCTTTCTCGCCAATTTATATTTATAGATATTTTAAACGAGGAGGTTGGAGTACCCTTGGAGGAATCATGCTTAGCATCACTG GGACAGAAGCTCTATTTGCGGACCTAGCCCATTTCCCTTTATCGGCTGTTCGACTAGCTTTCACGATGATCGTGTTCCCTTGCCTTTTGTTGGCTTATATCGGACAGGCTGCTTACATAGTCCAAAATCAGGATCATGTAATTGATGCATTCTACCGTTCTATACCAG AAAGCATATACTGGCCGGTGTTTATTGTCGCAACAGGATCGGCTATTATTGCAAGTCAGGCCACCATATCTGCAGCTTTTTCAATAATCAAGCAGGCTCTAGCCCTTGGTTGTTTCCCAAGGGTGAAAGTTGTTCATACATCCAAGATAATCCTCGGGCagatatacatacccgatattagTTGGATTCTTATGCTTTTGTGCGTTGCTGTTACCGTAGGATTTAGAAACCAAAGCCAGATCGGAAATGCTTATG GAACAGCAGTCGTGACAGTAATGCTTGTAACGACATTTCTTACCATACTGGTAATGTTACTGGTATGGCAGACTCACTGGATTCAGGTTGTGATCTTTGCTGTCTTATCATTAATAGTTGAATGCAATTTTTTCTCAGCAGTAATTTTAAAGGTAGACAAAGGGGGTTGGGTTCCTCTTGCCATAGCTGTAGTTTTTTTTGTCATCATGTACGTGTGGCATTATGGAAGAGCAAAGCGTTACGAAGTTGAGTCGCACAGTAAAATATCAATGTCTTGGATACTCGGTTTGGGACCGAGCTTAGGATTAGTACGAGTCCCAGGTATTGGACTAGTATATACTGAATTAGCAAGTGGAGTTCCTCACATCTTCTCTCACTTGATCACAAATCTCCCAGCTATTCACTCAGTTGTAATTCTTGTTTGTGTCAAGCATCTCCCCGTCTACACTGTACCTGAAGAAGAACGATTCCTTGTAAAGCGAATTGGACCTAAAGAGTTCCACATGTTCCGATGCGTGGCCAGGTATGGTTATATGGATATCCGCAAGAAAGACGATGATTTTGAGAAAAAGCTCTTTGAAAACCTTTTCTTGTTTGTTAGACTTGAATCTATGATGGGAGTATGTTCAGATTCAGAGGAGTACAATTTATATGGACAACAAATAGTGAGGTCAGGAGATTCACAGTTAAATGATAATAGAAACATGATAATATCCCTGAATGTGGACACTACTATAGCTTCATCAGGAGATGACGGTGGCATTATACCTGCGAAATCTTCAGACTTAGTAGGGCAGACAAGTCATGAGACGGAGTTGGATGAGCTGGAGTACTTAAAAATCTGTAGGAATGCTGGGGTAGCACACATACTTGGGAATACGATATTAAGAGCAGGAAGTGATGCGAAATTCATTAAGAAGATATCCATCGATTACATTTATGCTTTCCTAAAGAGGATAAGCAGAGATAATAGTGTAAGTGAAAATTTCCATGTACCTCATGAGAGACTGCTGAGTGTCGGCCAGACATTCCTTGTATGA
- the LOC113354418 gene encoding potassium transporter 11-like isoform X2 has protein sequence MDTANSVPPWDLDPKIDQPMEEEAGSLENMYPEKEFSSLLVLRLAFQSLGVVYGDLGTSPLYVFYNTFPEGIKDPEDVVGALSLIIYSLTLIPLIKYVFIVLRANDNGQGGTFALCSLLYRHAKVNTIPNQHPTDEQLTTYSRHIIHEKSFAATTKRWLEATSIRKNLLLILVLTGTCMVIGDGILTPAISVLSAVGGIGVDHPKMSGDVVVVVSAVILVGLFSMQHYGTDRVGWLFAPIVLLWFLLIGGIGAFNIWKYDSSVLRAFSPIYIYRYFKRGGWSTLGGIMLSITGTEALFADLAHFPLSAVRLAFTMIVFPCLLLAYIGQAAYIVQNQDHVIDAFYRSIPGSAIIASQATISAAFSIIKQALALGCFPRVKVVHTSKIILGQIYIPDISWILMLLCVAVTVGFRNQSQIGNAYGTAVVTVMLVTTFLTILVMLLVWQTHWIQVVIFAVLSLIVECNFFSAVILKVDKGGWVPLAIAVVFFVIMYVWHYGRAKRYEVESHSKISMSWILGLGPSLGLVRVPGIGLVYTELASGVPHIFSHLITNLPAIHSVVILVCVKHLPVYTVPEEERFLVKRIGPKEFHMFRCVARYGYMDIRKKDDDFEKKLFENLFLFVRLESMMGVCSDSEEYNLYGQQIVRSGDSQLNDNRNMIISLNVDTTIASSGDDGGIIPAKSSDLVGQTSHETELDELEYLKICRNAGVAHILGNTILRAGSDAKFIKKISIDYIYAFLKRISRDNSVSENFHVPHERLLSVGQTFLV, from the exons ATGGACACGGCAAATTCAGTTCCACCATGGGATTTAGACCCGAAGATTGATCAACCCATGGAAGAAGAAGCCGGAAGTCTCGAGAATATGTACCCAGAAAAG GAATTTTCATCACTATTAGTATTGAGACTAGCATTTCAGAGTCTTGGAGTGGTTTATGGAGACTTGGGCACATCTCCTTTGTATGTCTTCTATAATACATTTCCTGAAGGAATCAAGGATCCAGAAGATGTCGTTGGAGCATTATCGTTGATTATATATTCACTTACTCTTATTCCACTcatcaagtatgtatttattGTATTAAGGGCGAACGACAATGGCCAAG GTGGAACATTTGCTCTTTGTTCACTACTATATCGACATGCAAAAGTGAATACTATTCCAAACCAACACCCAACAGATGAGCAGTTAACAACGTACAGTCGTCATATAATCCATGAGAAATCTTTTGCAGCTACTACCAAGAGATGGTTAGAAGCGACATCAATAAGGAAAAATTTACTGTTGATTCTTGTCCTTACTGGGACTTGCATGGTTATTGGAGACGGGATCTTAACTCCAGCTATATCAG TTCTTTCGGCTGTTGGAGGGATAGGGGTGGATCACCCTAAGATGAGCGGCG ATGTAGTGGTAGTTGTTTCGGCTGTCATATTAGTCGGTTTGTTCAGCATGCAGCATTATGGAACAGATAGAGTTGGATGGCTGTTTGCTCCAATTGTTCTTCTTTGGTTTCTTTTAATTGGAGGCATTGGCGCTTTCAATATATGGAAATATGATAGCTCAGTTCTAAGAGCTTTCTCGCCAATTTATATTTATAGATATTTTAAACGAGGAGGTTGGAGTACCCTTGGAGGAATCATGCTTAGCATCACTG GGACAGAAGCTCTATTTGCGGACCTAGCCCATTTCCCTTTATCGGCTGTTCGACTAGCTTTCACGATGATCGTGTTCCCTTGCCTTTTGTTGGCTTATATCGGACAGGCTGCTTACATAGTCCAAAATCAGGATCATGTAATTGATGCATTCTACCGTTCTATACCAG GATCGGCTATTATTGCAAGTCAGGCCACCATATCTGCAGCTTTTTCAATAATCAAGCAGGCTCTAGCCCTTGGTTGTTTCCCAAGGGTGAAAGTTGTTCATACATCCAAGATAATCCTCGGGCagatatacatacccgatattagTTGGATTCTTATGCTTTTGTGCGTTGCTGTTACCGTAGGATTTAGAAACCAAAGCCAGATCGGAAATGCTTATG GAACAGCAGTCGTGACAGTAATGCTTGTAACGACATTTCTTACCATACTGGTAATGTTACTGGTATGGCAGACTCACTGGATTCAGGTTGTGATCTTTGCTGTCTTATCATTAATAGTTGAATGCAATTTTTTCTCAGCAGTAATTTTAAAGGTAGACAAAGGGGGTTGGGTTCCTCTTGCCATAGCTGTAGTTTTTTTTGTCATCATGTACGTGTGGCATTATGGAAGAGCAAAGCGTTACGAAGTTGAGTCGCACAGTAAAATATCAATGTCTTGGATACTCGGTTTGGGACCGAGCTTAGGATTAGTACGAGTCCCAGGTATTGGACTAGTATATACTGAATTAGCAAGTGGAGTTCCTCACATCTTCTCTCACTTGATCACAAATCTCCCAGCTATTCACTCAGTTGTAATTCTTGTTTGTGTCAAGCATCTCCCCGTCTACACTGTACCTGAAGAAGAACGATTCCTTGTAAAGCGAATTGGACCTAAAGAGTTCCACATGTTCCGATGCGTGGCCAGGTATGGTTATATGGATATCCGCAAGAAAGACGATGATTTTGAGAAAAAGCTCTTTGAAAACCTTTTCTTGTTTGTTAGACTTGAATCTATGATGGGAGTATGTTCAGATTCAGAGGAGTACAATTTATATGGACAACAAATAGTGAGGTCAGGAGATTCACAGTTAAATGATAATAGAAACATGATAATATCCCTGAATGTGGACACTACTATAGCTTCATCAGGAGATGACGGTGGCATTATACCTGCGAAATCTTCAGACTTAGTAGGGCAGACAAGTCATGAGACGGAGTTGGATGAGCTGGAGTACTTAAAAATCTGTAGGAATGCTGGGGTAGCACACATACTTGGGAATACGATATTAAGAGCAGGAAGTGATGCGAAATTCATTAAGAAGATATCCATCGATTACATTTATGCTTTCCTAAAGAGGATAAGCAGAGATAATAGTGTAAGTGAAAATTTCCATGTACCTCATGAGAGACTGCTGAGTGTCGGCCAGACATTCCTTGTATGA
- the LOC113354418 gene encoding putative potassium transporter 12 isoform X3, with the protein MDTANSVPPWDLDPKIDQPMEEEAGSLENMYPEKEFSSLLVLRLAFQSLGVVYGDLGTSPLYVFYNTFPEGIKDPEDVVGALSLIIYSLTLIPLIKYVFIVLRANDNGQGGTFALCSLLYRHAKVNTIPNQHPTDEQLTTYSRHIIHEKSFAATTKRWLEATSIRKNLLLILVLTGTCMVIGDGILTPAISVLSAVGGIGVDHPKMSGDVVVVVSAVILVGLFSMQHYGTDRVGWLFAPIVLLWFLLIGGIGAFNIWKYDSSVLRAFSPIYIYRYFKRGGWSTLGGIMLSITGTEALFADLAHFPLSAVRLAFTMIVFPCLLLAYIGQAAYIVQNQDHVIDAFYRSIPESIYWPVFIVATGSAIIASQATISAAFSIIKQALALGCFPRVKVVHTSKIILGQIYIPDISWILMLLCVAVTVGFRNQSQIGNAYGTAVVTVMLVTTFLTILQ; encoded by the exons ATGGACACGGCAAATTCAGTTCCACCATGGGATTTAGACCCGAAGATTGATCAACCCATGGAAGAAGAAGCCGGAAGTCTCGAGAATATGTACCCAGAAAAG GAATTTTCATCACTATTAGTATTGAGACTAGCATTTCAGAGTCTTGGAGTGGTTTATGGAGACTTGGGCACATCTCCTTTGTATGTCTTCTATAATACATTTCCTGAAGGAATCAAGGATCCAGAAGATGTCGTTGGAGCATTATCGTTGATTATATATTCACTTACTCTTATTCCACTcatcaagtatgtatttattGTATTAAGGGCGAACGACAATGGCCAAG GTGGAACATTTGCTCTTTGTTCACTACTATATCGACATGCAAAAGTGAATACTATTCCAAACCAACACCCAACAGATGAGCAGTTAACAACGTACAGTCGTCATATAATCCATGAGAAATCTTTTGCAGCTACTACCAAGAGATGGTTAGAAGCGACATCAATAAGGAAAAATTTACTGTTGATTCTTGTCCTTACTGGGACTTGCATGGTTATTGGAGACGGGATCTTAACTCCAGCTATATCAG TTCTTTCGGCTGTTGGAGGGATAGGGGTGGATCACCCTAAGATGAGCGGCG ATGTAGTGGTAGTTGTTTCGGCTGTCATATTAGTCGGTTTGTTCAGCATGCAGCATTATGGAACAGATAGAGTTGGATGGCTGTTTGCTCCAATTGTTCTTCTTTGGTTTCTTTTAATTGGAGGCATTGGCGCTTTCAATATATGGAAATATGATAGCTCAGTTCTAAGAGCTTTCTCGCCAATTTATATTTATAGATATTTTAAACGAGGAGGTTGGAGTACCCTTGGAGGAATCATGCTTAGCATCACTG GGACAGAAGCTCTATTTGCGGACCTAGCCCATTTCCCTTTATCGGCTGTTCGACTAGCTTTCACGATGATCGTGTTCCCTTGCCTTTTGTTGGCTTATATCGGACAGGCTGCTTACATAGTCCAAAATCAGGATCATGTAATTGATGCATTCTACCGTTCTATACCAG AAAGCATATACTGGCCGGTGTTTATTGTCGCAACAGGATCGGCTATTATTGCAAGTCAGGCCACCATATCTGCAGCTTTTTCAATAATCAAGCAGGCTCTAGCCCTTGGTTGTTTCCCAAGGGTGAAAGTTGTTCATACATCCAAGATAATCCTCGGGCagatatacatacccgatattagTTGGATTCTTATGCTTTTGTGCGTTGCTGTTACCGTAGGATTTAGAAACCAAAGCCAGATCGGAAATGCTTATG GAACAGCAGTCGTGACAGTAATGCTTGTAACGACATTTCTTACCATACTG CAGTAA